A single Phragmites australis chromosome 4, lpPhrAust1.1, whole genome shotgun sequence DNA region contains:
- the LOC133916015 gene encoding uncharacterized protein LOC133916015: MSSYPVLNNRPIDQWRVTDLKDELRKRRLPVKGLKEELVRRLCDSIQSEQAANEAVEDVGVNVADDQLSDAIVTQETTVTITEVPQETVVHVTQQIEVPRTEVSHEFTIPATGALPSVDVEASLSEAEAAEGEAPESIDVENSAFQEVQPHTETNVEPVLEKTSEVRNNETIIVNDATSTDVKSDLTPSEVNSDVTEASKIQQEDSAPARVDAFTSDTDPMDSDVAPAAPISNDGEKMVPNNDLGDSFSMSDEERKDSKLVNEDREPIVSKPNNQVPEVTPDLGSQIKCELISSDDISTNKKNYIEDNLNANNFDLELEVKPMMVEPSPGITSLGGDLQPLDDEKELVKNQSSLEDIDSTANVDSYKKDSPEGGSPEKLNLDRSSGDESMEEDVMEIKQVESNMKSDDLRGKTDLSSEDVKEVTLPGSVVEASSVDIKDVIAEEKPAALAEKRKLEAEEIVANIEPIKRQRRWTADSGKVPERRTLSQTYSDAPKDVFQPALKRSFGRSDSTASEDSPKERIVPPPQKPATTSLRIDRFVRPFTLKAVQELLGKTGSVQNFWMDHIKTHCYVTFSSVDEAVATRNAVYNLQWPLNNGNHLVAEFVDPQDVRLKLESPPTPAAPISPAAAKVPPVQQAQANQSVPRQAATPREHLPPPLPLAKPPTSDPASARERLPPTPKKPEPPVVTLDDLFRKTQSSPRIYYLPLSEEEVAAKLAEPGKGKKE; this comes from the exons ATGTCATCATATCCTGTGCTAAACAACCGACCGATTGATCAGTGGAGAGTTACTGATCTGAAAGATGAACTCCGTAAGAGGAGGCTCCCTGTTAAAGGTTTGAAAGAGGAACTTGTGAGGCGACTCTGCGACTCCATTCAGAGTGAACAAGCAGCTAacgaagctgttgaagatgtgGGAGTGAATGTGGCAGATGATCAGCTGTCTGATGCAATTGTTACCCAGGAAACTACAGTTACTATTACAGAAGTTCCTCAGGAAACTGTGGTTCACGTCACTCAGCAAATTGAAGTTCCTCGCACCGAAGTTAGTCACGAATTCACGATTCCTGCCACTGGAGCCCTCCCCAGTGTTGATGTTGAAGCTTCCTTAAGTGAGGCCGAAGCAGCCGAAGGAGAAGCACCAGAATCAATTGATGTAGAAAATTCGGCATTTCAAGAAGTGCAACCTCATACTGAAACTAATGTTGAGCCTGTTCTCGAGAAGACCTCAGAGGTTCGCAATAATGAGACAATCATTGTCAATGATGCGACCAGTACTGATGTGAAGTCAGACCTGACCCCTTCTGAAGTCAACTCTGATGTCACCGAAGCAAGCAAAATTCAACAAGAGGATTCAGCACCAGCACGTGTGGATGCCTTCACATCAGATACTGATCCTATGGATAGTGATGTTGCCCCAGCTGCACCAATAAGTAATGATGGAGAGAAAATGGTACCTAACAATGATTTGGGTGACAGTTTTTCAATGTCTGACGAAGAGCGCAAAGATTCTAAGCTTGTGAACGAGGACCGGGAGCCCATTGTATCAAAACCAAATAATCAGGTACCTGAGGTTACCCCAGATTTAGGGTCTCAAATTAAGTGTGAGTTGATTTCTAGCGATGATATATCAACTAACAAAAAGAATTATATAGAGGATAACTTGAATGCTAATAATTTTGATTTAGAGTTAGAGGTTAAGCCGATGATGGTCGAACCATCACCCGGCATTACTTCCTTAGGTGGAGATTTGCAACCACTGGATGATGAGAAAGAGTTGGTTAAGAACCAGTCATCTTTGGAAGACATAGATTCCACAGCTAATGTGGACTCATACAAGAAAGATAGTCCTGAAGGTGGTTCTCCAgagaaattaaatttagatAGGAGTTCAGGTGACGAGTCAATGGAGGAGGATGTCATGGAGATTAAGCAAGTTGAGTCCAATATGAAATCTGATGATCTCAGAGGAAAGACTGACCTTAGCTCCGAAGATGTGAAAGAGGTGACCCTCCCTGGTTCTGTTGTTGAGGCTTCCTCTGTTGATATCAAGGATGTTATAGCTGAAGAAAAGCCAGCAGCTTTAGCAGAAAAGAGGAAActtgaag CTGAAGAAATTGTTGCAAACATTGAACCGATCAAACGACAGCGCCGATGGACTGCAGACAGTGGCAAAGTTCCAGAGAGACGAACATTAAGTCAAACTTATTCTGATGCTCCTAAGGATGTTTTTCAGCCTGCTTTAAAACGTTCTTTTGGGAGGTCTGATTCAACGGCTAGTGAAGATTCTCCGAAGGAGCGGATTG TGCCACCGCCCCAGAAACCTGCAACAACTTCCTTGAGAATTGACCGATTTGTACGCCCGTTTACCCTGAAAGCTGTGCAAGAGCTTCTTGGTAAAACTGGATCAGTACAAAACTTCTGGATGGATCATATCAAGACCCATTGCTATGTTACA TTCTCCTCGGTGGATGAAGCTGTGGCTACTAGGAATGCTGTCTACAACCTACAGTGGCCCCTGAACAATGGCAATCATTTGGTTGCTGAATTTGTTGATCCTCAGGACGTGAGGCTCAAGCTTGAATCCCCTCCCACGCCAGCAGCTCCTATTAGCCCAGCTGCTGCAAAGGTGCCTCCTGTTCAACAAGCTCAGGCTAATCAAAGTGTGCCACGCCAGGCTGCTACACCAAGGGAGCATTTGCCACCACCGCTGCCTCTTGCTAAGCCCCCTACATCTGACCCGGCATCAGCAAGGGAGAGGCTTCCACCCACTCCAAAGAAGCCCGAACCTCCTGTCGTGACACTTGATGATCTCTTCAGGAAGACACAATCCTCTCCAAGGATTTACTATCTGCCTTTATCAGAAGAGGAGGTGGCAGCCAAGCTTGCCGAACCgggcaaaggaaaaaaagaatag